The Blastopirellula retiformator genome includes a region encoding these proteins:
- a CDS encoding BON domain-containing protein: MNAVLTEIEITAGENRRASLDAILTKAVRQMLDASGRTELSRLYCAACDGEVMLCGTVPNDSLKLSAVRMVSRLSSVRSVSDYIEVAHSC, encoded by the coding sequence ATGAACGCTGTTTTGACGGAAATAGAAATCACCGCCGGCGAAAATCGCCGCGCTTCTCTTGACGCCATTCTGACCAAGGCGGTCCGCCAGATGCTGGACGCCAGCGGCCGGACCGAGCTATCGCGTCTCTACTGCGCCGCCTGTGATGGCGAAGTAATGCTCTGCGGCACGGTCCCCAACGACTCGCTGAAATTGTCGGCGGTGCGGATGGTCTCGCGCCTGTCGTCGGTTCGCTCGGTGTCGGATTACATTGAAGTCGCTCATTCGTGCTAG
- the hflX gene encoding GTPase HflX, with amino-acid sequence MTQRERKQSVAEEKSVLVKVILPETIACDDPLDELEGLATTAGTEVVGRMTQRRDKPETASYLGSGKVEELKLCAEASGADVIIFDNELSPAQTRNLEQGTGLKVIDRTELILDIFATHARTYESRLAVELAQLEYSLPRLKRMWSHLDRIKMGVGMRGPGEKQLEVDRRLVEKRIRDLKDDLAKVQSRREREVASRRDVITISIVGYTNAGKSTLMNFLTEAQVLAEDKLFATLDTRTRRWYLPHWGPVLLSDTVGFIRDLPHRLIASFKATLEEARQADSLLHVADASSSDVDNQIRAVYDVLAEIGIEEKDMLLVLNKIDAIEDPHQLERLVERYPDALLISAKTGEGREKFALAVSDALSCSFRDVEVETGIDNGKLMAYLAAHGEVISKTYSETRVRIHCRLPAHFLGRIDDPNTVIRDYVSTETSVDEDSIEEVA; translated from the coding sequence GTGACTCAACGAGAACGGAAACAAAGCGTCGCCGAGGAAAAATCGGTACTGGTCAAAGTCATTCTGCCAGAGACGATCGCCTGTGACGATCCTTTGGACGAACTGGAAGGGCTGGCGACGACCGCCGGCACGGAAGTGGTCGGACGAATGACGCAACGTCGCGACAAGCCGGAAACGGCCAGCTATCTTGGCTCGGGCAAAGTCGAAGAGTTGAAGTTGTGCGCCGAAGCTTCGGGCGCCGACGTGATCATCTTCGACAACGAGCTGTCGCCTGCTCAGACTCGTAACCTAGAGCAGGGAACCGGACTGAAGGTGATCGACCGCACCGAGTTGATCCTCGACATCTTTGCGACGCATGCCCGGACGTACGAATCGCGGCTGGCTGTCGAACTGGCGCAGCTCGAGTATTCGCTCCCTCGCCTGAAACGAATGTGGAGCCACTTGGACCGCATCAAGATGGGCGTCGGTATGCGTGGTCCGGGCGAAAAGCAATTGGAAGTCGACCGCCGGCTGGTCGAGAAGCGAATTCGCGACCTGAAAGACGACCTGGCGAAAGTCCAAAGTCGCCGCGAACGGGAAGTCGCCTCGCGGCGCGACGTGATCACGATTTCGATCGTCGGTTACACCAACGCCGGCAAGAGCACGCTGATGAATTTTTTGACCGAGGCGCAAGTCTTGGCCGAAGACAAACTGTTCGCCACGCTCGATACGCGGACGCGGCGCTGGTATCTGCCGCACTGGGGACCGGTGCTGCTGAGCGACACGGTCGGCTTCATTCGCGACTTGCCTCACCGGTTGATCGCCAGTTTTAAGGCGACGCTGGAAGAAGCTCGCCAGGCCGACTCGCTGTTGCATGTCGCCGACGCCAGCAGTTCGGACGTCGATAACCAGATTCGCGCCGTCTATGACGTGCTGGCCGAAATCGGCATCGAAGAGAAGGACATGCTACTGGTGCTGAACAAGATCGACGCGATCGAAGATCCGCACCAGCTAGAAAGGTTGGTCGAGCGTTATCCCGACGCGCTGCTGATCAGTGCGAAGACGGGCGAAGGACGCGAGAAGTTCGCCTTGGCGGTCAGCGACGCGCTGAGCTGCAGCTTTCGCGATGTCGAGGTCGAGACTGGCATCGACAACGGCAAGTTGATGGCCTACTTGGCGGCGCATGGCGAAGTGATCTCGAAGACGTACAGCGAAACGCGGGTACGAATTCATTGCCGGCTGCCGGCGCACTTCCTGGGCCGGATCGATGACCCAAATACGGTGATTCGCGATTACGTCTCAACCGAGACGTCGGTCGATGAAGACTCGATCGAAGAAGTCGCCTGA
- the purM gene encoding phosphoribosylformylglycinamidine cyclo-ligase codes for MAKATYKEAGVDLDVYAESMSRLPRLVHRTHSPRVMKLDGGFAGLFKLDFDNPLFARKYENPVLISCTDGVGTKLKIAEKTGFYKTVGIDLVAMCVNDAICCGAEPLFFLDYIAMGKDDPDLLEDLVEGITDGCLQGDCALVGGETAIMPDIYQVGDYDMAGFCVGVAEQAHLIDGSAISAGDKVIGIASSGVHSNGFSLVRKVVFELAQLTVDQHVEELGETVGDALLRPTKIYVAPVRKVLNHYKVKNVVHGIAHITGGGLTENIERILPKNVDVKIDGQSWPRPAVFPWLQELGEIEEAEMARVFNMGIGLTMIVSSYYANSVKSMIADCGFETFEIGEVVEGSGKVTVS; via the coding sequence ATGGCCAAAGCTACTTACAAAGAGGCTGGCGTCGATCTAGACGTCTATGCCGAGTCGATGTCGCGACTTCCGCGGCTCGTCCACCGCACTCATAGCCCGCGAGTGATGAAGCTCGATGGCGGATTTGCGGGGCTTTTTAAGCTCGATTTCGACAATCCCTTATTCGCTCGCAAGTACGAAAATCCGGTCCTTATTTCCTGCACCGACGGCGTCGGGACAAAGCTGAAAATTGCGGAAAAAACCGGCTTCTACAAGACGGTCGGCATCGACCTGGTCGCAATGTGCGTCAACGACGCCATCTGCTGTGGCGCCGAGCCCCTCTTCTTCCTCGACTACATCGCCATGGGGAAGGATGACCCCGACCTGCTGGAAGACCTGGTCGAAGGGATCACCGACGGCTGCCTGCAGGGGGACTGCGCTCTGGTTGGGGGTGAGACCGCCATCATGCCTGATATCTATCAGGTCGGCGACTACGACATGGCGGGCTTTTGCGTCGGCGTCGCCGAACAGGCCCACCTGATTGACGGCTCGGCGATCAGCGCGGGCGACAAGGTGATCGGCATCGCTTCCAGCGGCGTTCACTCCAACGGGTTCAGCCTGGTTCGCAAAGTGGTGTTTGAGCTCGCCCAGCTGACGGTCGACCAACATGTGGAAGAACTGGGCGAAACGGTCGGCGATGCGCTCCTACGCCCCACCAAGATCTACGTCGCCCCGGTTCGCAAAGTGCTGAACCACTACAAGGTCAAGAACGTCGTTCACGGCATCGCCCACATCACCGGCGGCGGCTTGACCGAGAACATCGAGCGCATCCTGCCGAAGAACGTCGACGTCAAAATCGACGGCCAATCATGGCCCCGCCCGGCCGTCTTCCCCTGGCTGCAAGAGCTGGGCGAAATCGAAGAAGCCGAAATGGCCCGCGTCTTCAACATGGGCATCGGCCTGACGATGATCGTCAGCTCGTACTACGCCAACAGCGTGAAGAGTATGATTGCCGACTGCGGCTTCGAGACGTTCGAGATTGGCGAAGTGGTTGAAGGTAGCGGCAAGGTAACCGTCAGCTAA
- a CDS encoding Gfo/Idh/MocA family protein → MTLKSRRQFLEQSMFASAAAVAASSAVPLMAEEEKQSSSPNEKLRVCTVGVNGRGMSHVGGLLNRKDIEYTYICDCDSDVAGRRAQQVADKQGKKPQVVTDIRKVLEDDSVDIITIATPNHWHALAAIWALQAGKDVYVEKPVSHNVSEGRRIVEAAAKYNKICQAGTQSRSNPGMIDTINFVKSGGIGKVKVARGLCYKPRASIGPVGTYDVPKSVDYDLWAGPASLDPPTRKRFHYDWHWQWPYGNGDLGNQGIHQMDMARWGLGADELSSQVISYGGRFDYEDAGTTPNTQVIIHNYGDASLVFEVRGLVYDKSLPESSKNYKGSRIGVIFEGTDGYVVIPSYNGGTAFDKDGKKIKEFKGGGDQNHYNNFISAVRSRNADSLNGHIEEGHLSSALCHTGNISYQLGETVSTGECLERLEAIETTENVKATLDRFTEHLKDNKVDLAKDKIQIGPNLKMDGKAETFIGNDAANAMLTREYRKPYEVPAEGKV, encoded by the coding sequence ATGACTTTGAAGTCTCGTCGTCAGTTCCTTGAACAATCGATGTTCGCATCGGCTGCGGCTGTCGCCGCTAGCTCGGCCGTTCCGCTGATGGCGGAAGAAGAAAAGCAAAGCAGCAGCCCGAACGAGAAACTGCGCGTCTGCACGGTTGGCGTCAACGGGCGCGGTATGTCGCACGTCGGCGGTTTGCTGAATCGCAAAGATATTGAATACACGTACATCTGCGATTGCGACTCCGACGTCGCTGGTCGCCGCGCTCAACAGGTCGCCGACAAGCAAGGCAAAAAGCCGCAGGTCGTCACCGACATTCGTAAGGTGCTGGAAGACGACAGCGTCGACATCATCACCATCGCCACGCCGAATCACTGGCACGCTCTGGCCGCCATCTGGGCGCTGCAAGCGGGCAAAGACGTTTATGTTGAGAAACCGGTCAGCCATAATGTGAGCGAAGGTCGCCGCATCGTCGAAGCGGCCGCCAAGTACAACAAGATCTGTCAGGCTGGTACGCAAAGCCGCTCGAACCCGGGCATGATCGACACGATCAATTTTGTGAAGAGCGGCGGCATCGGCAAGGTCAAAGTCGCGCGTGGTTTGTGCTACAAGCCGCGGGCCTCGATCGGACCGGTCGGTACCTACGACGTGCCGAAATCGGTCGACTACGATCTGTGGGCCGGCCCCGCGTCGCTCGACCCGCCGACGCGGAAGCGTTTCCATTACGATTGGCACTGGCAATGGCCGTACGGTAACGGCGACTTGGGCAACCAAGGTATCCACCAGATGGACATGGCCCGCTGGGGTCTGGGCGCGGACGAACTAAGCTCGCAAGTGATCAGCTACGGCGGTCGATTCGACTACGAAGACGCCGGTACGACGCCGAACACTCAAGTGATCATTCACAACTACGGCGACGCTTCGCTGGTGTTTGAAGTTCGCGGTCTGGTCTACGACAAGTCGTTGCCGGAAAGCAGCAAGAACTACAAAGGCTCGCGGATCGGCGTCATCTTTGAAGGAACCGACGGCTACGTCGTCATTCCGTCGTACAACGGCGGTACCGCCTTCGACAAAGATGGCAAGAAGATCAAGGAGTTCAAGGGTGGCGGCGATCAGAACCACTACAACAACTTCATCAGCGCCGTTCGTTCGCGTAACGCAGACAGCCTGAATGGCCACATCGAAGAAGGCCACCTGTCGAGCGCCCTGTGCCACACCGGCAACATTTCGTACCAGCTGGGCGAAACGGTCTCGACCGGCGAATGCCTGGAACGTCTGGAAGCGATCGAAACGACCGAAAACGTCAAAGCGACGCTTGACCGCTTCACCGAGCACCTGAAAGATAACAAGGTCGACTTGGCGAAGGACAAGATCCAGATCGGTCCGAACCTGAAGATGGACGGCAAGGCCGAGACTTTTATCGGCAACGACGCGGCCAACGCGATGTTGACCCGCGAATATCGGAAGCCGTACGAAGTTCCGGCCGAAGGCAAAGTCTAA
- a CDS encoding transposase: MGRPKRADEAGGIYHALNRGNSRAAIFDKPDDFDAFERILAEGLSRYPCQILAYQLMPNHWHLVVRPTADGGMSDLLRWVTLTHTMRRHAHRHTSGKGHIYQGRFKSFPVQDDEHFLVVCRYVERNARQAGLVTLAEDWKWGSLARWLAKPRRKPDLLTPWPIARPSHWKDRVNQAMSKKEVDAVRHAIRRGSPFGDPDWTQSIARRLNLDSTLRPRGRPKKVAPGRKKES; encoded by the coding sequence ATGGGTAGACCAAAGCGAGCAGACGAAGCCGGCGGCATTTATCATGCCTTGAATCGAGGCAACTCTCGGGCGGCGATCTTCGATAAGCCGGACGATTTCGATGCGTTCGAGCGTATTTTGGCCGAGGGGCTGTCGCGGTACCCGTGTCAAATTTTAGCCTACCAACTGATGCCCAACCATTGGCATTTGGTTGTCCGCCCCACCGCTGACGGCGGCATGAGCGACTTGCTGCGGTGGGTCACCCTGACGCACACGATGCGCCGACACGCGCACCGCCACACTTCCGGCAAAGGGCACATCTATCAAGGGCGGTTCAAGAGTTTTCCGGTGCAAGACGACGAGCACTTTCTGGTCGTATGTCGTTATGTCGAACGCAATGCCCGGCAGGCTGGCCTGGTAACTTTGGCCGAAGACTGGAAATGGGGATCGCTCGCCCGTTGGTTGGCCAAGCCGCGGCGAAAGCCAGATCTCCTGACGCCGTGGCCGATCGCCCGACCTAGTCATTGGAAAGACCGAGTCAATCAGGCGATGTCCAAGAAAGAAGTCGACGCCGTCCGCCACGCGATCCGCCGAGGCTCCCCCTTCGGCGACCCCGATTGGACCCAGTCCATTGCCCGCCGCCTGAACCTAGATTCCACCCTCCGCCCCCGCGGCAGGCCGAAGAAGGTAGCGCCTGGTCGAAAAAAAGAGTCCTGA
- a CDS encoding amidohydrolase family protein, with product MSQPAVCYQAKWLIPVDQPPIENGLLTVADGRIVAVGENLAGVAPIDLGEVALAPGLVNAHTHLEFSDVEQPLGEAGMAFPLWIQQVVGRRRVAGELLESQKVAAISTGIRESQEQGIAALGEITTVPYSLEMYAAEPGVVSLLELIGLSPERGAELLDNAKRHLQQGKSRGVPVGLSPHAPYSVNFDVVAAAAQLSAESKTPLAMHLAESPDELELLDSQGGLFREMLEKFGIWRDGLLEPGKGPLDYLQMLDVAHHTLLIHGNYFDEAAIDYVAARPQRMTVVYCPRTHAYFGHPKHPLPELYRRGVALAIGTDSRASTPDLSLWRDVQLAAKSFPEIPPEAWLKMVTQTPAAALGIDHNYGSLTVGKLAKLITFRLDGFANPLEAILVAEPTPV from the coding sequence ATGAGCCAGCCGGCAGTTTGCTACCAGGCGAAGTGGCTGATCCCGGTCGATCAACCGCCGATCGAGAATGGCCTGTTGACGGTCGCCGACGGGCGGATCGTTGCGGTCGGGGAGAACTTGGCAGGCGTGGCGCCAATTGATCTTGGAGAAGTCGCACTTGCGCCAGGGCTGGTCAATGCGCATACGCACTTGGAGTTCAGCGACGTCGAGCAGCCGCTGGGGGAAGCGGGGATGGCGTTTCCACTCTGGATTCAGCAGGTGGTTGGTCGGCGACGCGTGGCGGGCGAATTGCTGGAATCGCAAAAAGTGGCGGCGATCTCGACCGGAATTCGCGAGTCGCAAGAGCAGGGGATCGCCGCCCTGGGAGAGATCACGACGGTTCCTTATTCGCTGGAGATGTACGCTGCAGAGCCGGGCGTTGTCTCGCTGTTGGAACTGATCGGCCTTTCGCCGGAGCGTGGCGCCGAGTTGCTCGATAACGCCAAGCGGCATCTGCAGCAAGGCAAGTCGCGCGGAGTGCCGGTCGGGCTGAGCCCGCATGCGCCCTATTCGGTAAATTTCGACGTTGTCGCGGCCGCCGCGCAATTGTCGGCCGAGTCGAAAACGCCGCTGGCGATGCACTTGGCCGAATCGCCAGACGAATTGGAACTGCTCGATTCTCAAGGCGGCCTGTTTCGGGAGATGCTCGAGAAGTTCGGTATCTGGCGCGACGGTTTGCTAGAGCCTGGCAAGGGACCGCTCGATTACCTGCAGATGTTGGACGTCGCTCATCATACGCTGCTGATTCACGGCAACTACTTTGACGAAGCGGCGATCGACTATGTTGCCGCCCGGCCGCAAAGGATGACCGTCGTCTATTGCCCGCGAACGCACGCCTATTTCGGACATCCGAAACACCCGCTGCCCGAGCTTTACCGGCGCGGCGTCGCGCTGGCGATCGGGACCGACTCGCGGGCGTCGACTCCCGACCTGTCGCTATGGCGCGACGTGCAACTGGCCGCCAAGTCGTTCCCGGAGATCCCGCCGGAAGCCTGGCTGAAGATGGTGACCCAAACGCCGGCGGCGGCGCTCGGTATTGATCACAACTATGGCTCGCTGACCGTGGGAAAATTAGCGAAGCTGATAACGTTTCGGCTGGATGGTTTCGCAAACCCGCTCGAAGCGATATTGGTGGCGGAACCTACGCCGGTTTAA
- a CDS encoding RluA family pseudouridine synthase, which yields MNESVSPAIDILYRQGPCFCVFKPAGLLTQAPPHIDSLESRIKAFIKRQEEKTGNVYLGVPHRLDRPVSGVLAFARHVRAARRISQQFETRLVRKVYWAFVAGQPDADHGVWEDPIRKVPDVAQGEIVAASDPDARWARLTYDVLQRTEQGAWLQIELDTGRYHQIRVQCAAHGFPILGDELYGGEIPFGPQGVDDRDRHIALHARYLRLKHPMVDEIVAVTAPLPETWSEIAGWQAEWETQHVVEDQTS from the coding sequence ATGAATGAATCTGTCTCGCCTGCGATCGACATCCTGTACCGGCAGGGGCCCTGCTTCTGCGTCTTCAAACCGGCTGGCCTGCTGACGCAAGCGCCGCCGCATATCGACAGTCTCGAGTCGCGGATCAAGGCGTTTATCAAACGCCAGGAAGAGAAGACGGGCAACGTCTATCTGGGGGTGCCTCATCGGTTGGATCGGCCCGTCTCCGGCGTGCTGGCCTTCGCGCGACACGTACGAGCGGCTCGGCGGATTTCGCAGCAGTTTGAGACTCGCTTGGTGCGGAAGGTTTATTGGGCCTTCGTGGCTGGTCAGCCGGACGCGGACCACGGCGTCTGGGAAGACCCAATCCGCAAGGTGCCGGACGTCGCCCAGGGAGAGATCGTGGCGGCATCCGACCCCGACGCACGTTGGGCTCGCCTTACCTACGATGTGCTGCAGCGAACCGAGCAGGGCGCCTGGCTACAGATTGAGCTTGATACCGGCCGCTACCACCAAATCCGCGTGCAGTGTGCGGCCCACGGCTTTCCGATTTTGGGAGACGAGCTGTACGGCGGCGAGATCCCGTTTGGCCCGCAAGGCGTCGACGATCGGGATCGCCACATCGCGCTGCATGCCCGGTACCTGCGACTGAAACATCCGATGGTCGATGAGATCGTCGCGGTCACCGCGCCGCTGCCGGAGACCTGGAGCGAAATCGCCGGCTGGCAAGCCGAATGGGAAACGCAGCACGTCGTGGAGGATCAGACGTCATGA
- a CDS encoding LysR family transcriptional regulator, with protein sequence MEISQLRYFLKVAEWKNFTRAAEDLLVSQPALSRSIGKLEDELGQPVFERQTRSVVLTEAGRLLQSRAEQILSLIEDTKSEITDDGRTGRIRIGAIPTIAPYFLPGLLQAFAESSPEATLTVQEEVTEKLLQRLAQGEVDVALLALPVSMQHIEVESLFDEELLLAMPAGHPLTSKKRIAVADVRPYPFILLDEAHCLSDNIVSFCRQKSFHPVSIEKTSQLATVQELVALGHGVSMVPEMARRLDHDPRRTYSSLSAPKPVRTIAMAWNPYRFQSRLVERFKDVTREYRFPAAV encoded by the coding sequence ATGGAAATTAGTCAGTTGCGGTACTTTCTGAAGGTGGCCGAGTGGAAGAACTTCACTCGGGCGGCCGAGGATCTGTTGGTTTCGCAGCCGGCGCTGAGCCGCTCGATTGGGAAGCTGGAGGATGAGCTGGGCCAGCCGGTGTTTGAGCGGCAGACGCGTTCGGTCGTGCTGACCGAAGCGGGGCGGCTGTTGCAGTCGCGGGCCGAGCAGATCTTATCGCTGATCGAAGATACGAAGTCGGAGATCACCGACGACGGCCGGACCGGGCGGATCCGGATTGGGGCGATTCCGACGATTGCTCCTTACTTTCTGCCGGGGCTATTGCAGGCGTTCGCCGAGTCGTCGCCCGAGGCGACCCTAACCGTCCAGGAAGAAGTGACCGAAAAATTATTGCAAAGATTGGCTCAGGGAGAGGTCGACGTCGCGCTGCTGGCGCTGCCGGTCTCGATGCAACATATTGAGGTCGAGAGCCTGTTTGACGAAGAACTGCTGCTGGCGATGCCGGCCGGGCATCCGCTGACGAGCAAGAAGCGAATCGCGGTCGCCGACGTGCGGCCCTATCCATTCATCTTATTAGACGAAGCGCACTGCTTGTCGGATAATATTGTCTCGTTCTGCCGTCAGAAGTCGTTTCACCCCGTTTCGATCGAGAAAACAAGCCAATTGGCGACGGTTCAAGAGTTGGTAGCGCTGGGGCATGGGGTTTCGATGGTGCCGGAGATGGCCCGCCGTCTGGATCATGATCCGCGGAGAACTTATAGTTCGCTCAGCGCTCCGAAACCGGTTAGGACGATCGCGATGGCCTGGAATCCCTATCGCTTCCAAAGTCGTCTCGTAGAACGATTTAAGGATGTGACGCGGGAATATCGCTTTCCGGCGGCAGTGTGA
- a CDS encoding SDR family NAD(P)-dependent oxidoreductase: MARRQLRDLRAIVTGASSGIGRELTLQLIAAGAKVIATARREDRLQDLASAAAAPERLIVIAGDVCDAELRTQLVQTAAEKFGGLDLLINNAGIGALGPFADGSPERLRKVMEVNFFAPVELTREALPLLRQGNQPAICNVSSILAHRAVPAKSEYCASKFAIHGFSDALRAELTSDGIDVILVSPSTTESEFSSAVIEKSGRQPAKGKGAMTSAAVARAAIKAVQTGKHEVILSLGGKGLVWLDRLAPTLSDWLVARFGFDR; this comes from the coding sequence ATGGCGCGTCGGCAACTGCGCGACTTGCGGGCGATCGTCACCGGCGCATCGAGCGGCATCGGCCGCGAGTTGACGCTGCAATTGATCGCCGCCGGCGCCAAGGTAATCGCCACCGCACGACGGGAAGACCGACTGCAAGATTTGGCCAGCGCGGCCGCGGCGCCCGAGCGTTTGATCGTGATCGCCGGCGATGTCTGTGACGCCGAGCTGCGAACCCAACTGGTGCAGACGGCCGCCGAGAAGTTTGGCGGGCTCGATCTATTGATCAACAACGCCGGCATTGGGGCGCTCGGCCCGTTTGCGGATGGTTCGCCCGAGCGGCTGCGGAAGGTGATGGAGGTCAACTTCTTTGCCCCGGTCGAGCTGACGCGCGAGGCGCTGCCGCTGCTGCGGCAAGGGAATCAGCCGGCGATTTGCAACGTCAGTTCGATTCTGGCGCACCGAGCTGTCCCGGCGAAAAGTGAATATTGTGCCAGCAAATTCGCCATTCACGGTTTTAGCGATGCGCTGCGGGCCGAGCTGACCAGCGACGGGATCGACGTCATTTTGGTCAGCCCCAGCACGACCGAAAGTGAGTTCTCGTCGGCGGTGATCGAAAAGTCAGGACGTCAGCCGGCGAAAGGGAAGGGGGCGATGACCTCTGCTGCGGTCGCCAGAGCTGCGATTAAGGCGGTTCAAACCGGCAAGCACGAAGTAATCCTCAGCCTGGGCGGTAAGGGCTTGGTGTGGCTGGATCGTTTGGCGCCGACGCTTTCGGACTGGCTAGTCGCCCGGTTTGGTTTCGATCGTTAG